The window CATGATTGAAATGAAAAAGATTTGCCCGACAATGGGAACCGGAATGGGCAGGATGCATGGTGGCGCCATGATGGGTCGCGGAATGATGGGCCAAGGGATGATGGGCGCCCCGCAGGCTCAGTAAGGGCTTCTCTGCGCCTGCTGGGTGCATGGCAGGCGCTTGCTATAAAGATATAAACCGATAAAGCGATCTTTCTCTTTCCTCCTGATATCGAGCCGGCCCCAAAGGGCCGGCTCGATATTTTTTTATGACTCGTATTTGAAAGACAGTTTTACCCGGGTCCGGTAGGCGATGACCTTGCCGTTTTCCAGCTTCAAATCCTGCATGGTGACTTCCGCGATACGAAGCTCCCGCAACGATTTGGAAGCTGTTTCCACCGCTTTTTTGGCGGCATCTTCCCACGAAATTTCACTGGTTCCCACAAGTTCGACCACCTTGTACACACTTTCCGTCATAGAGCCTCCTTTCCTGTTGAAATCGTTTTGAAATGCTGTTCGTATCCCTTTCGGGACACCCATCAGTTACCGAAGAAAACATCGACAGGGAAAGATGTTGGTTGGGAGGTAAACGATCCGACAAGAGATATGGAAAGGCTGATCGGATGCTTCGGCAAAACGGGACGAATGGGTGGGAAAGTGATTCACTGGAATATCCCGTGAACACCGCGCCGGAAAAGCAGGCGATGATCGATCAAACAAGCCGAAGAATCCGTACCCCGGTTTTTTCCTACACGGGATATTTCGGGATGTCAAGGAGGAATCTGGTTAGAGAAGGCCCCCGTTACCGGGTAGTCTGCCTCAGGTCTTCCGCGAATCCATCATAATTGTTTCCATGAATGATATGAAATGATAATAAAAGGCAGATGATTCGGGAAAAGGAAATGTGTTTACGGCGCCCTTTACCCCAAAACGATCCCCGGGCATGAGCAATTTGAAAAGCACCGGCCCGGAACGAAGCAGACCCAACCCATCAAAATCAGCGCAGCGTAGTATGTCCATGAATTGGATCCGAAATTTTCGCAGCCGACTCTACGATTTGCCGGAAGATATCGACGATGGTCTGGCTTTCTGGCGTGAAAAATTGCTTTCCGCCATGTTGTTGATCGGGATTGCCTATTGCCCCATTACCCTGATCCCGACGGCGATGCTGATCATCGAGCATCGATACTGGTCCCTTGCCGTGATCGATCTGGTTGCCCTCGTGCTTTGCATTTATTTCTACCTGAACCGAAAAGCCTCCTATCGTCTCAGGGCCTTCTTTGTTCTGGCCATGCTGTACGCCATCGGAGCGGGTATCATTCTCCGATTTGGCCTTGTCAGCGGCGGACCGGCATGGCTTTTTGCCTTTTCGGTGCTGGCCGGCATGCTGCTGGGACTTCGGGCCGCATGTGTTGCGGTTGCTCTGAATGTCTTGACCCTTGGACCGATGGCATATTGGTTCGGTGATGGTGCTGCCGTGTTTTCGAATGTGCTTCATGGCGATCTGGCACGCGCCGTTGCAGCCTCCGGAAGCTATCTTCTGATGAATGTGACTGTTTCAGCCTCTGCGGCGATCATGGTGAAGGGACTTGAGATTATCGCAACCCGCTATCGTGTAACGCTCGATGCAAAGAATCAGACCGTCAGCGAGCTGGAGAACAGCCGGAATGCATTGAAAGCGATGCAGGAAAGACTTCACATGGTTTTCCAGCAAGCGCCCTTCGGAATGGCACTGATCGGCCCGGATGGCCGATTTCTCTGGATCAACCCAAAATTCATCGAAATCTTCGGGTACGAATTGGATGAAATTCCCGATGGATCGACCTGGTTTCAAAAAGCCTACCCGGAAGAACCGATGCGAAAAGATGTCATCAAAGACTGGAAGGCGGATTTGGAACGATATGAAATCGGTGAGGTTCGGGTTCGGATTTATCCGGTGACGTGCAAGGATGGAACGAAGAAGACCATCCAGTTTTATCCCGTTCGATTGCATACCCACGAAGACCTGCTCGTTTGTGAAGATATAACGGAACGTCTCCGGCTTGAAGAGCAATTGCAGCATGCCCGGAAAATGGAGGCTATCGGGACGCTTGCCGGTGGCGTCGCGCATGACTTCAATAACCTCTTGCAGGGTGTCGTCGGTTACGCGCAGCTTCTTCTCATGGGCAAGTCGGAGCATCATCCGGATTATGCCCGGCTCAAAGGCATCGAGCATGCCGTGGAACGGGCGGCCCATCTGGTCGCTCAGCTCATGCTGTTTGGCCGGAAGGCGGTGGCCAGGAGGAAGGTTTTGCATCTGGAGGAGGAAATCCATAAAGCTGTTCAGATACTGGAGCGGACGTTGCCGAGAATGATCCGGATCGAGCTGAAAGCGGATCCGGATGTGCTGCTGATAGAGGCTGACCCGACGCAGATCGAACAGGTGGTGCTGAATCTCGGCAGCAATGCGGCCGATGCCATGCCCGAAGGCGGTCTGTTTTCCATCGAGATACGCAACATCCGTATTCCGCAGAACGGCGGCATTGCTCAACAGCAGGATCTGGCGGAAGGGAGTTACGTGTTGTTGAAGGTTTCGGATACCGGTTCCGGCATGGATGCGGCCACCCTCAAGCATATTTTTGAACCGTTTTTTACCACCAAGGGTGTGGGAAAAGGAACAGGTCTTGGATTGGCTTCCGTGTATGGTATTGTTGCCGGCCATGGCGGATCGATTGAATGTGACAGCAAACCGGGGAAGGGGACGACGTTCCGCATCTATCTCCCTGCTGTGTCACAACTCCCGGAATCCAAAGAAGAAGGCCAGGAACAAAAGCCATTGCGTGGTGGAACGGAGCACATCCTGGTTGTAGATGACGAAGCGGCCATCCGGGAGATGCTCATGGAAGTTTTGCCAATTTATGGCTACACGGTGAGCTGTGTGGCAAACGGCGAAGAAGCGATCGAGCTGTTTCGGAATGAACCGAAAGCTTTCGATTGCATTTTGCTCGATTTGAACATGCCCGGCATGGGGGGGTATCGCTGTCTGAAAGAGCTGCTGCTTATCGATCCGCATGCTGTGGTTTTGATCGCAAGCGGTTATGCCGAAGGGGCTAACGTTCATCAAGCCGTTCAATCGGGCGCAAGGGGGTATCTGAGCAAACCCTATCGGATTGCAGATCTGCTTCAGGGTATTCGGAAGATATTGGATTCTTCAGGCAGTTACCGAGATCAAACCTGATGGACTCACAAAAAGTCCAGGAGTCCCATGCTCAGTCCCGTCAAAAACCATAGATGGAAATGACGCAACTTTTTGCGAGTCCATCAAACTTCATGGATTCGCAAAAGGGTCAACATGGTGAACGATCGATGTTTTCCCGAAATCGTCAAAAGTATTGACCCGATGCAGGATGCCAGATAAAAGGAGAGGATAGAGAACGTAGCCAAAACAGGCTCTCCATGGAGGAAGTCGCGGATGATGAGAAAGACAATTTTCCGTGTTCTGATGGTCGGCTGGGTGTGCTGCAGCATGACGGTATGGTCTGGTCTTGGCTTGTGTGGCCAGGAAGCGGAAGTGATTCAGGACGAGACCAACGTCACATACAACGTAAAGGCAGGCGATACGCTCTGGGAGATTGCCAAACGCTTTTATGACTCCCCCCTGCGTTGGCCGGATGTCTGGGGACTCAATCCGCAGATTGCCAATCCGCATCGCATTTATCCGGGAGAGCCGGTTCACCTGTATCAGCAGAAGACGACGGAAACCGTATATGTTGAAGAACCTGTGCCTGCGCCTCCGCCCGCCCCGGCTCCTTCCGGAAAGAAGATGCCGCCCAAAAAGGTTTTTACCGTTTTTCGGGGTATCGATCGGGTCGGATTTCTGCGTGAGAATCCTGTGGAGCCGATTGGTAGAATTGTGATGCCCAGGATGGATGCTGCCGCAACTCGTGAAATGCTGAGCCAGGGCGATGTGGTGTATGTCCAGGTAGCACGGGACGACCTTGAAATCGGAAAGCGCTATCGTATCTACAAGCTGATGGGGCCTTACCGGTTCTGGGCGGATGGCCGGAAAATTTCGGTTTACCAGCATTATATCAATGGAATCGGCGTTGCGGACCGATATGACGGGAACGGTATATGGGAAGTACGTATCGAAAAATCCTATGCGGCGATTCAGACAGACGATTTGCTGATGCCCTGCCAGCAGCGGGATGATCGAATCGAGCTGGTCGATGCTTCTTCCGATCTGAGCGGAACCATTTTGTTCAGCCAGGATCATAATGAGATCTTTTCAGCCGGATTTCTGGCGTTCATGGACAAAGGGGAACTGCAAGGGGTGCGAATTGGGCAACGTTTTTCCATCGTCCAGGAAGACAGGCCCGCAAAACATTCGGTGATGGTTCCCTATGGGGAATGCCTGGTTCTCGATGTGGAATCGAACACCTCCAGCGTCTGGATCACCAAAAGCGACCGGAACCTGACCGATCAGGTCATGGTGCGAAGCCTGGGTGCAGGCGGTTCGTTTTAGCCAATGATCAACTGATGATTCCATTTCAATGCCATTGACGTAAGCTATTTATCCGATTGCCAGGGTTTCAACCGTCATTGCTACGAAAGTGGCCAGTGGGCAGTCGGCAGTGGGCAGTATGGCTGCTGTCATAGCGCCATATTCCTACGAAAGTGGGCAGTGGGCAGTCGGCGGTCGGCAGTGTCGTGGGGCGGCTGTCATGTCGCCACACTCCTAAGGAAGTTGCTCCATCGACTTTCATTAACCGGGGTGCAGCCCCGGCTGCATGGGGGATTCCTTTGAAAGTCGCGCTGGAGGCTTTCATCCAACGGGGTGTAGCCCCGGCTGCATGGGCGATTCCTGCGGAAGCCGGAATCCGGTTTTTCGAACAGGTTATGGCCCCGGCTTTCGCCGGGGTGACGAAACAGGCTGGTTTACCAATTGGTTCAACGGGTTGGCTTTCATCATCTTTTTCTGCTGCGTGTGGATGCGTGGCCTAAAACATCAAGGAGGAAACATGAGGGTCATGACAAGGTGCCGTTACACTTCCGGTTTGTTGTTGCTGCTTCTGTTGGTTGCCTGGATAGGCGGATGTGCATCATCATCCTCGAATTCTCCCCCTCCTTCTCAAACGACTCTGCGGAAAGACGCCAGCAGCATTCCGACATATTATGATTTCGGTGATGTGATGATTCCGAGCGAGTTGAGTCTTGTTCGAAAGGAGTCGTTTGTTTATGCCACTTCCGGCACCACTGCAGGGGTGTTGACCCTGAAGGGAAGGGTGGACAGGGATTCATTGATTACATTTTTTGAAAACAATATGGCCAAAGACAATTGGCGAATGATCAGTTCCTTCAGGGCGCCGAAAGCCATTCTTCTGTTTCAGAAAGACAACCGCTGGTGCATCATCAGCATCGAAGACGATTTCTGGAACGAATTGGTGAAGGTCTGGGTGGCGCCGACCATCAATGGTGCAGGCGGCGGGTTGATGAAGTAAGAGTTCGGTATCTTTCGGGTAGAAATGACGATATCCGGGAAGCCAATAGCAAAGACCTTTCTGTGTTACCCTGCCGAAATATGCCGGTTTTTCCATTGGCGAAGGGAAATCGCGATTTGGCCGAGATCGGCCGGGAGGACTGATGCCGAGTGTTGATTTGGCGCAGGCGTCCATCGTTGTGGGTGTCAGCGGCGGTATTGCAGCCTATAAGGGTGTGGAACTGGTTCGCTCCATTCGCAAGCTTGGGATGCAGGTTCGCGTGATCATGACATCCAATGCCACGCGGTTTGTCGGACCGATCACTTTTGAGGCGCTGAGCGGTAATCCGGTATGCCTGAACCTTTTCGAAGGCAGCGATCGTGCTTCGATCCAGCATATCGAGTGGGCCAGATCCGCCGATGCGGTCGTGGTGGCGCCAGCAACGGCCAATGTCATCGGCAAGCTGGCCTGCGGTATCGCCGACGATGCGCTCAGCACGTTTCTGCTCGCTGTATCCTCTCCCGTGCTGATCTGTCCATCCATGAATTCGCAGATGTATCTGAATCCAGCCGTTCAGCAAAACATCGAGAATCTTCGGCGTTTCGGTTACCGGATCGTAGAGCCGGAATCGGGAGAGCTTGCATGCGGCACGAGCGGTCCCGGAAGACTCCCCGAGCCCGAAGACATTCTGGATGAGCTGGTTGCCGTCCTGACGTCCAAAGATTTTTCCGGAAAACGGATCCTGATCAGCGCCGGCCCCACACGGGAGCATTTCGATCCTGTCCGTTTCATCAGCAACCCGTCTTCCGGTAAAATGGGGTATGCCCTGGCGGTTGCGGCGCATCATCGCGGCGCCGATGTTCTCCTGGTTACCGGCCCGACCCATCTGGCCCCTCCCCGGGCAGTTCAGACGATTGGCGTTAACTCAGCCGCCCAAATGGCGGAGGCGGTTTTCAATCATGCCGGTCAAGCCGATATCGTCATCATGACGGCCGCTGTTTCCGACTACCGGCCCGAAGTCCAGGCGGATCAGAAAATGAAAAAGGGTCCGGATGACTTGACGCTTCGTCTTGTCAAAAATCCGGATATTCTGCGGACACTTGGAGAGCGAAAATCTCCCGGACAGTTGCTCATCGGGTTTGCCGCTGAAACCGAACAGCTGAGAGCCCATGCAACACAAAAGCTCCGGGAAAAAAATCTCGACATGATCGTCGGCAATCTGGTGGGGCGGACGGATTCCGGATTTGCCGCAGACACCAATCAGGTCAGCCTTTTTTATCCCACCGGAAATGTGGAGACGATGCCCCTCATGGAAAAACAGAAGCTTGCTCATCACCTTCTGGATCGAATCGCCGGTTTGCCAACCATGACATGATGGGCTCGAAAAAAGCCAGATGCTCTTGATTGACCCGCAGGAGAGCGAGTGGATTTTGCTCAGCAGCGGAAAAACTCAGCATCCCGATCTCGTAGGATCGGGCGGGGCGTTAAAGCGGAAACGATGGTTTTCCGAAACGCAACATACGGTTTTTCAATTAAAGATGGATGGAGCGCATCCGCCAGATCCAACGATTTCCGGCTGCTTCAAACACGTTTCCGCTGCTTCGCAAAACACCACCCGCTCCCCTTCCGGAAGCCCGTTATTGCAAGAAAATCGGTAGGTGGCGACTTTTTACGAGACCATCTGAGTGCCTTGCAATGTCGTTATCCTGAAAATCCGGCAGTCAGTCCATCGGAATCTTAGGATCGTCAAACCGGCGAAATCCCGCCCGCTGCGGGAGGAATGCATTCCCATGAGAGCAGGGATT of the Desulfatirhabdium butyrativorans DSM 18734 genome contains:
- a CDS encoding dodecin family protein, translated to MTESVYKVVELVGTSEISWEDAAKKAVETASKSLRELRIAEVTMQDLKLENGKVIAYRTRVKLSFKYES
- a CDS encoding response regulator is translated as MNWIRNFRSRLYDLPEDIDDGLAFWREKLLSAMLLIGIAYCPITLIPTAMLIIEHRYWSLAVIDLVALVLCIYFYLNRKASYRLRAFFVLAMLYAIGAGIILRFGLVSGGPAWLFAFSVLAGMLLGLRAACVAVALNVLTLGPMAYWFGDGAAVFSNVLHGDLARAVAASGSYLLMNVTVSASAAIMVKGLEIIATRYRVTLDAKNQTVSELENSRNALKAMQERLHMVFQQAPFGMALIGPDGRFLWINPKFIEIFGYELDEIPDGSTWFQKAYPEEPMRKDVIKDWKADLERYEIGEVRVRIYPVTCKDGTKKTIQFYPVRLHTHEDLLVCEDITERLRLEEQLQHARKMEAIGTLAGGVAHDFNNLLQGVVGYAQLLLMGKSEHHPDYARLKGIEHAVERAAHLVAQLMLFGRKAVARRKVLHLEEEIHKAVQILERTLPRMIRIELKADPDVLLIEADPTQIEQVVLNLGSNAADAMPEGGLFSIEIRNIRIPQNGGIAQQQDLAEGSYVLLKVSDTGSGMDAATLKHIFEPFFTTKGVGKGTGLGLASVYGIVAGHGGSIECDSKPGKGTTFRIYLPAVSQLPESKEEGQEQKPLRGGTEHILVVDDEAAIREMLMEVLPIYGYTVSCVANGEEAIELFRNEPKAFDCILLDLNMPGMGGYRCLKELLLIDPHAVVLIASGYAEGANVHQAVQSGARGYLSKPYRIADLLQGIRKILDSSGSYRDQT
- a CDS encoding LysM peptidoglycan-binding domain-containing protein, coding for MMRKTIFRVLMVGWVCCSMTVWSGLGLCGQEAEVIQDETNVTYNVKAGDTLWEIAKRFYDSPLRWPDVWGLNPQIANPHRIYPGEPVHLYQQKTTETVYVEEPVPAPPPAPAPSGKKMPPKKVFTVFRGIDRVGFLRENPVEPIGRIVMPRMDAAATREMLSQGDVVYVQVARDDLEIGKRYRIYKLMGPYRFWADGRKISVYQHYINGIGVADRYDGNGIWEVRIEKSYAAIQTDDLLMPCQQRDDRIELVDASSDLSGTILFSQDHNEIFSAGFLAFMDKGELQGVRIGQRFSIVQEDRPAKHSVMVPYGECLVLDVESNTSSVWITKSDRNLTDQVMVRSLGAGGSF
- the coaBC gene encoding bifunctional phosphopantothenoylcysteine decarboxylase/phosphopantothenate--cysteine ligase CoaBC, whose amino-acid sequence is MPSVDLAQASIVVGVSGGIAAYKGVELVRSIRKLGMQVRVIMTSNATRFVGPITFEALSGNPVCLNLFEGSDRASIQHIEWARSADAVVVAPATANVIGKLACGIADDALSTFLLAVSSPVLICPSMNSQMYLNPAVQQNIENLRRFGYRIVEPESGELACGTSGPGRLPEPEDILDELVAVLTSKDFSGKRILISAGPTREHFDPVRFISNPSSGKMGYALAVAAHHRGADVLLVTGPTHLAPPRAVQTIGVNSAAQMAEAVFNHAGQADIVIMTAAVSDYRPEVQADQKMKKGPDDLTLRLVKNPDILRTLGERKSPGQLLIGFAAETEQLRAHATQKLREKNLDMIVGNLVGRTDSGFAADTNQVSLFYPTGNVETMPLMEKQKLAHHLLDRIAGLPTMT